From the genome of Vigna angularis cultivar LongXiaoDou No.4 chromosome 11, ASM1680809v1, whole genome shotgun sequence, one region includes:
- the LOC108333265 gene encoding LOW QUALITY PROTEIN: seed biotin-containing protein SBP65-like (The sequence of the model RefSeq protein was modified relative to this genomic sequence to represent the inferred CDS: inserted 2 bases in 1 codon), producing MASQQLSRRENTTTERRVHLDKDTVPNMATHFENLAGKTNKSGINENRKEPPQALQGGNQVKERAGKATGDVGGRRKVKGEDPKEKVSDHAANVVGNEEREGYGGVRDVGKFEMKTEGGDGRKKDREELETRTREVKGRTQRRRENEGQVVAEKGRGVKLGASATTANASTLEKCDSNSRRPREESESEKSTLEQVSNSRDHDSIDLKKRCERAKQAASETLNSAAQIATQAKDATVEKGQQGCAVTKDTISSAANTVSEKTAPVAEKAKGYTFQVAEKAKSAGGTTARYVGEKAAQAKDVAVEGGKSAAGYAAKVAADLKDRAPVVGWAAAHFSTEMTVEGTKVAAHVVEGAAGYAGQKAAELASKSVGAVKVLAASAGESAKGYTARKKEEAQRELKAKRASQLAEERQSEGMGETVIQNAEKPKEGGGSSQQEGTGSDVLTEIGETESNVGAKVKKPFDGGTKEESGSETSGGQEEGKDVSGQTLKSTDEKLGDAXHREELLEHFSGN from the exons ATGGCGTCTCAACAGTTGTCTCGAAGAGAAAACACCACCACCGAGAGACGGGTTCACCTTGACAAAGACACAGTTCCCAATATGGCTACCCACTTTGAGAACCTTGCAGGGAAAACTAATAAATCAGGTATCAACGAAAATAGGAAAGAGCCACCGCAAGCGTTACAAGGTGGAAATCAGGTCAAAGAGCGTGCAGGGAAAGCCACTGGGGATGTTGGTGGACGTCGGAAAGTGAAGGGTGAGGATCCCAAAGAGAAGGTAAGTGACCATGCAGCAAATGTAGTTGGAAACGAAGAGAGAGAAGGTTATGGCGGTGTTCGTGATGTTGGGAAGTTCGAAATGAAAACTGAAGGGGGAGACGGAAGGAAGAAGGATAGAGAAGAACTGGAAACACGAACCAGGGAGGTTAAAGGAAGAACgcaaagaagaagagaaaatgaaggaCAAGTAGTGGCAGAGAAAGGAAGAGGAGTAAAACTTGGTGCTAGTGCAACCACAGCTAATGCTAGTACTTTGGAAAAATGTGATAGTAATAGTCGGAGACCAAGAGAAGAGAGTGAAAGTGAAAAATCTACGTTGGAACAGGTTTCCAACAGCAGAGATCACGATTCGATAGACCTGAAGAAGAGGTGCGAGAGAGCGAAGCAAGCAGCGAGCGAGACACTGAACAGTGCAGCTCAAATCGCAACACAAGCGAAGGACGCAACGGTTGAGAAGGGTCAACAAGGCTGTGCTGTAACCAAAGACACCATTTCAAGTGCCGCAAATACCGTTTCGGAAAAAACTGCGCCGGTGGCAGAGAAGGCCAAAGGGTATACATTTCAAGTGGCGGAGAAGGCCAAGAGTGCAGGAGGCACGACAGCGAGATACGTCGGAGAGAAAGCGGCTCAAGCAAAAGATGTTGCCGTGGAAGGTGGGAAGAGTGCGGCGGGGTATGCTGCGAAGGTGGCTGCGGATTTGAAGGACAGGGCGCCGGTGGTGGGGTGGGCGGCGGCACATTTTTCGACGGAGATGACGGTGGAGGGAACGAAGGTCGCGGCCCATGTGGTTGAGGGGGCGGCAGGGTATGCGGGGCAAAAGGCAGCTGAACTTGCTTCAAAGTCAGTTGGCGCTGTTAAAGTTTTGGCTGCTTCAGCTGGTGAGTCTGCTAAGGGATACACTGCAAGGAAGAAAGAAGAGGCACAGAGGGAATTGAAGGCCAAAAGAGCATCTCAG TTAGCAGAAGAGAGGCAATCGGAAGGAATGGGCGAAACTGTAatccagaatgcagaaaagccGAAGGAAGGTGGAGGAAGCTCTCAGCAGGAGGGAACTGGAAGCGATGTGCTGACAGAAATAGGCGAAACAGAGAGCAATGTTGGGGCGAAGGTGAAGAAACCATTTGATGGAGGGACCAAAGAAGAAAGCGGAAGTGAGACAAGTGGAGGGCAAGAAGAAGGAAAGGATGTGAGTGGTCAAACATTGAAAAGCACTGATGAGAAGTTGGGTGATGC GCACAGAGAGGAGCTGCTAGAACACTTCTCTGGTAACTGA